Proteins encoded in a region of the Streptomyces sp. NBC_01471 genome:
- the crcB gene encoding fluoride efflux transporter CrcB, which produces MNWLLMIVGAAVGAPLRYLADRRIQASHDTVFPWGTFAVNVSACLVLGLVTGAVAAGAASSQVQLLVGTGFCGALSTYSTFSYETLRLAQDGARFFAAVNVTASVVAGLGAAFVGASLAQAFWG; this is translated from the coding sequence TTGAACTGGCTGCTCATGATCGTGGGGGCCGCGGTCGGCGCCCCGCTGCGCTATCTCGCCGACCGCAGGATCCAGGCGTCGCACGACACCGTCTTTCCCTGGGGGACCTTCGCCGTCAACGTCTCCGCCTGCCTGGTCCTGGGGCTGGTCACCGGCGCGGTCGCCGCCGGGGCCGCGTCGTCCCAGGTACAGCTGCTGGTCGGGACGGGGTTCTGCGGGGCGCTGTCGACGTACTCGACGTTCTCGTACGAGACCCTTCGCCTGGCGCAGGACGGAGCCCGCTTCTTCGCCGCCGTCAATGTCACGGCGAGTGTGGTGGCGGGGCTGGGCGCGGCCTTCGTGGGAGCCTCCCTGGCCCAGGCGTTCTGGGGCTGA
- a CDS encoding phosphatase PAP2 family protein has protein sequence MTAVSPVPLAFNGSHIDGSLFTTVTDFARDTRWLNAPLESWTNIGLGVFAVLMIVGWWQARRRDSASMALALAVPVSVVVAFGAAEVVKKLVSEVRPCRSMSHAFIVETCPAPSDFAFPSGHTTTAAATVAALYLLNRKLCAVAALFALFEGFTRVYVGAHYPHDVLGSAVLALPIAFLTSLALRRLATPLVERLRTGVLAPVLTAGPAGAHAAG, from the coding sequence ATGACTGCTGTCTCCCCGGTGCCGCTGGCCTTCAACGGCTCACACATCGACGGTTCGCTGTTCACCACCGTCACGGACTTCGCACGTGACACCCGCTGGCTGAACGCGCCGCTGGAGTCATGGACCAACATCGGCCTCGGCGTGTTCGCGGTCCTCATGATCGTCGGATGGTGGCAGGCGCGGCGCCGCGACAGCGCGTCGATGGCTCTCGCTCTGGCCGTGCCGGTGAGTGTCGTGGTCGCCTTCGGCGCGGCCGAGGTGGTCAAGAAGCTCGTGTCGGAGGTGAGGCCCTGCCGCTCGATGTCCCACGCGTTCATCGTCGAGACCTGCCCGGCCCCGTCCGACTTCGCCTTCCCCAGCGGCCACACCACGACGGCCGCCGCGACCGTCGCGGCCCTCTACCTGCTGAACCGGAAGCTGTGCGCCGTCGCCGCGCTCTTCGCGCTCTTCGAGGGCTTCACCCGTGTCTACGTCGGCGCGCACTACCCCCACGACGTCCTCGGCTCGGCAGTCCTCGCCCTGCCCATCGCGTTCCTGACCAGCCTGGCCCTGCGCCGTCTGGCCACACCCCTCGTCGAGCGACTGCGCACCGGGGTCCTGGCCCCCGTCCTGACCGCAGGACCGGCCGGAGCCCACGCGGCCGGCTGA
- a CDS encoding CrcB family protein yields MVDDPVSSGPDAGLSLPAQPGPATVRSAAQWPVLVAVSLGGMAGASARYGAALLWPTAGGAFPWTTFVVNTAGCAVIGVFMVVITEARSVHPLVRPFFGTGVLGGFTTFSTYAVDIQGLVNGGHARTALAYLALTLLSALAAVRTTASLTRRFCVRRRSEVLMARPATPETRESADLTGCEEER; encoded by the coding sequence ATGGTGGACGACCCCGTCAGCTCCGGCCCCGATGCCGGCCTTTCCCTCCCCGCGCAGCCTGGACCCGCCACTGTGCGGTCCGCTGCCCAGTGGCCGGTTCTCGTGGCGGTCTCGCTCGGCGGCATGGCCGGGGCGTCCGCACGGTACGGCGCCGCGCTGCTGTGGCCGACGGCCGGTGGTGCCTTCCCCTGGACGACGTTCGTGGTCAACACCGCGGGCTGCGCGGTCATCGGGGTGTTCATGGTGGTGATCACCGAGGCCCGGTCGGTCCACCCGCTCGTACGCCCCTTCTTCGGCACCGGGGTTCTGGGCGGCTTCACCACCTTCTCCACGTACGCCGTGGACATCCAGGGGCTGGTCAACGGCGGACACGCCCGCACCGCGCTCGCCTATCTGGCGCTCACGCTGCTCTCGGCACTGGCGGCCGTCCGGACCACGGCGTCCCTGACCCGGCGCTTCTGCGTACGGAGGCGCTCGGAGGTGCTCATGGCCCGGCCCGCCACTCCGGAAACCCGCGAGAGCGCCGACCTCACCGGCTGCGAGGAGGAACGTTGA
- a CDS encoding DedA family protein: protein MGTITDWLSGLSGAAVYAVVGGLVFCEDALFFGFVIPGESAAVIGGVLAAQHQVSVYWLAVVVVAAAIAGDSVGYEIGRRFGPRLLAARSLRRHRGSIESARDLIRRRGPVAVFLGRFVAFFRAVMPALAGASGMPYRTFLLFNALGGLVWGVGFTLIGYAAGNAYSSIEHFVGRGAALVFVGLVVIVLVVRYVRRRRRGGEESEDGGSDGTSEEPGAGATDSTDGSDHGE, encoded by the coding sequence GTGGGCACGATCACCGACTGGCTGTCCGGGCTGTCGGGCGCCGCCGTCTACGCCGTCGTCGGCGGACTGGTCTTCTGTGAGGACGCGCTGTTCTTCGGCTTCGTCATCCCGGGCGAGAGCGCGGCCGTGATCGGGGGCGTACTGGCCGCACAGCACCAGGTGTCCGTCTACTGGCTGGCCGTCGTCGTGGTGGCAGCGGCCATCGCCGGGGACTCCGTCGGCTACGAGATCGGCCGCAGATTCGGCCCGCGGCTGCTGGCCGCGCGGTCGCTGCGCCGCCACCGCGGCAGCATCGAGTCCGCCCGGGACCTGATCCGCCGCAGGGGGCCGGTGGCCGTGTTCCTCGGCCGCTTCGTGGCGTTCTTCCGTGCGGTCATGCCGGCGCTCGCCGGTGCCTCGGGCATGCCCTACCGCACCTTCCTCCTGTTCAACGCGCTGGGCGGCCTCGTCTGGGGCGTCGGCTTCACCCTCATCGGTTACGCCGCCGGCAACGCGTACAGCAGCATCGAGCACTTCGTCGGCCGGGGCGCCGCCCTGGTGTTCGTGGGGCTGGTCGTCATCGTGCTGGTGGTCAGATACGTCCGGCGGCGCCGCAGGGGCGGCGAGGAGAGTGAGGACGGCGGCAGCGACGGCACGTCCGAGGAGCCGGGGGCCGGCGCCACCGACAGCACCGATGGCTCGGACCACGGCGAGTGA
- the pepE gene encoding dipeptidase PepE, producing the protein MNLLLLSNSTQYGRGYLEHALDTVTGFLPQGARLAFVPYALADHDTYTARVRGALEPAGISVHGVHENNDPLAELAAADAVFIGGGNSFRLLSALYRTGLREAVRDAVRGGLPYMGASAGTNMAAPTLRTSNDMPIVQPPSFDTLGLVPFQINPHYLDPDPGSTHKGETRAERLTEFLEENDVPVLGLREGSWLRVDGAVATLAGERPGVLFTRGAPARELPVDSDVSALLGTEPAFDSPAA; encoded by the coding sequence GTGAATCTCCTTCTGCTGTCCAACTCCACCCAGTACGGGCGCGGTTACCTGGAACACGCCCTGGACACCGTCACCGGCTTCCTGCCGCAGGGTGCCAGGCTCGCCTTCGTCCCCTACGCCCTGGCCGACCACGACACGTACACCGCACGGGTGCGCGGAGCGCTGGAACCGGCCGGGATCTCCGTGCACGGCGTCCACGAGAACAACGACCCGCTGGCCGAACTGGCCGCCGCGGACGCCGTGTTCATCGGCGGCGGGAACTCCTTCCGGCTGCTGAGCGCCCTGTACCGCACGGGTCTGCGCGAGGCCGTGCGCGACGCCGTCCGCGGCGGGCTCCCCTACATGGGCGCCAGCGCGGGCACCAACATGGCCGCGCCCACGCTCCGCACCTCGAACGACATGCCCATCGTGCAGCCGCCGTCCTTCGACACGCTCGGCCTCGTGCCGTTCCAGATCAACCCGCACTACCTCGACCCGGACCCGGGCAGCACGCACAAGGGCGAGACGCGCGCGGAGCGTCTGACGGAGTTCCTGGAGGAGAACGACGTGCCCGTACTCGGGCTGCGCGAGGGCAGCTGGCTGCGGGTGGACGGAGCGGTGGCGACGCTCGCCGGGGAGCGCCCGGGCGTGCTGTTCACCCGGGGCGCGCCCGCCCGCGAACTGCCGGTGGACTCCGATGTCTCCGCACTGCTCGGCACCGAGCCGGCATTCGACTCCCCCGCAGCGTGA